In one Coccinella septempunctata chromosome 6, icCocSept1.1, whole genome shotgun sequence genomic region, the following are encoded:
- the LOC123315203 gene encoding cytochrome b5-like — MAPLEKYSRNDVKNHNDSNSTWLIIENKVYDVTTFLNEHPGGEETILEEAGKDATEAFISAGHSSEAREMLRKYEIGELIDSEKTKKGTRIPNIFGTGRIVSQVIFVALTVGVFIAIRMYHSSRN, encoded by the exons ATGGCGCCGCTAGAAAAATACTCACGAAATGATGTGAAAAATCATAATGATTCTAATAGCACGTGGCTGATAATAGAAAACAAAGTTTACGATGTCACAACCTTTCTCAATGAG CATCCTGGGGGAGAGGAAACAATTTTGGAAGAGGCTGGGAAAGATGCCACGGAAGCCTTCATAAGTGCAGGTCATTCCTCAGAAGCTAGAGAAATGTTAAGAAAATATGAAATAGGAGAACTGATTGATTCAGAGAAAACTAAAAAAGGCACAAGAATTCCAAA CATCTTTGGAACTGGAAGGATAGTATCACAGGTTATATTTGTTGCTTTGACCGTTGGAGTCTTCATTGCTATCAGAATGTACCATTCATCACGTaattaa
- the LOC123315218 gene encoding docking protein 3: MMEHEKPIYRGNLLLPAAGKILLKKSWHQKYCMLFKSSKFGIERLEIYDGADSTKQLHKIINLQDCIKIIPRSPTCFAITTNSALHEFEAPSTGLMKEWLSSLQSVCFPDDCSKITSVEEDNDLYCPSGEGIFNVKLHSSPASTRCGLESKQYLLVLTNNSVQLRNCHDNKLLFTWPYCFIRRYGYKNGMFTFEAGRKCESGEGIFYLQHSDQQEIFRCFSSKIKSMKKLLSNETFPTIFDMDSSFHTALSMEARSRSPLPLSLASLPSMHDIEQNSSSKPPEFNDLLASKLKPIGRPIPTKPPRKHIPPKDDGSKQLYEAVNKYDEIEYISEAWKTMGVNDVTHKEVVEPEEEYMSWGGLDKKAPNKVTTTIQAPKVILEPQSQEDYDKLNFFGSKSKFNNSGSSYKQVKVTSNDSLNPPSFNDYDEIEVEHLAKGLASDDKKMAKNFISVKPSLLKSKDNQISHQFHNNEPYAIISKPKQV; the protein is encoded by the exons ATGATGGAACATGAAAAACCAATTTATCGTGGTAATTTACTTTTACCAGCTGctggaaaaattttattgaaa AAATCCTGGCACCAAAAATATTGTATGTTATTCAAGTCAAGCAAATTTGGGATAGAACGATTGGAAATTTATGATGGGGCTGATTCAACTAAACAATTAcataaaataatcaatttacAAGATTGCATCAAGATAATACCTAGAAGCCCAACATGTTTTGCGATAACTACAAATTCTGCCCTTCATGAATTTGAAGCTCCATCAACTGGTTTGATGAAGGAGTGGCTGTCTTCTTTGCAGTCAGTTTGTTTCCCTGATGATTGTTCTAAGATCACTAGTGTGGAAGAAGATAATGATCTATACTGCCCATCAGGAGAAGGTATATTTAATGTGAAACTTCATTCATCTCCTGCTTCTACAAGATGTGGCTTAGAATCTAAGCAGTATTTACTAGTTTTAACTAACAACAGTGTGCAATTGAGAAACTGCCATGATAATAAATTGCTTTTCACTTGGCCCTACTGCTTCATTAGGAGGTATGGATATAAAAACGGGATGTTTACTTTTGAAGCAGGAAGAAAATGTGAGTCTGGCGAAGGAATATTTTACCTTCAACATTCAGATCAGCAAGAAATCTTTAG atgtttctcatcaaaaataaaatctatGAAAAAACTTCTATCAAATGAAACATTCCCAACAATTTTCGATATGGATTCTTCATTTCATACAGCATTGAGTATGGAGGCTAGATCTAGGAGTCCCCTACCTTTATCTCTAGCTTCATTACCTTCAATGCATGATATTGAACAAAATTCATCTTCGAAACCTCCCGAGTTCAATGATTTACTGGCCAGTAAACTCAAGCCCATTGGTAGACCTATTCCAACTAAGCCTCCAAGAAAACACATTCCTCCCAAAGATGATGGCTCTAAGCAACTCTATGAAGCAGTTAATAAATATGATGAAATCGAATATATAAGTGAGGCTTGGAAGACCATGGGAGTTAATGACGTGACCCACAAAGAGGTTGTAGAACCTGAAGAGGAATACATGTCTTGGGGAGGATTAGATAAAAAAGCACCCAACAAGGTTACTACCACTATTCAAGCCCCCAAAGTAATTTTAGAACCTCAGAGTCAAGAGGACTATGATAAGCTAAATTTCTTTGGGTCCAAAAGCAAATTTAATAACTCGGGTAGCAGTTATAAGCAGGTCAAGGTCACCTCCAATGATTCACTGAATCCACCATCATTCAACGATTATGATGAAATCGAAGTTGAACATTTAGCAAAGGGCCTTGCTAGTGATGATAAAAAAATggccaaaaatttcatttcagttAAACCGTCCCTCCTTAAATCAAAAGACAATCAAATTAGTCACCAATTCCATAACAATGAACCTTATGCAATAATTAGCAAGCCAAAACAAGTCTAG
- the LOC123315205 gene encoding eclosion hormone, with amino-acid sequence MLRKIILLVFICCMIVHLEAYNPVTKLSRPIGICIRNCAQCKKMYGPYFDGELCGDACIKFKGKIIPDCDDINSVAPFLTRLD; translated from the exons ATGCTGCGGAAGATAATCTTGCTCGTATTTATATGCTGCATGATTGTTCATCTCGAGGCCTATAATCCTGTGACCAAGCTTTCACGACCTATTG GTATATGTATAAGAAATTGCGCCCAGTGTAAAAAAATGTATGGGCCCTACTTTGATGGCGAACTTTGCGGCGATGCTTGTATTAAATTCAAAGGTAAAATTATACCAGATTGCGATGACATCAATTCGGTTGCACCATTTTTAACTAGACTggattga
- the LOC123315385 gene encoding hematopoietically-expressed homeobox protein hhex isoform X1, protein MSFLIENILKAERSQNDRGGYKNDHLTQSGRNIVYPVPLYSHDGGSYGCFDQWQTYQYYYDLYRRMKDQNYQIIRRETQQQPLSFYSNLHIYSKKKGGQVRFSMEQTDLLERQFSSHKYLSPQDRKGLAKTLKLTDRQVKTWFQNRRAKWRRSQSTENNDNLSLKSEVENQVIGNTYSSYTMLLPNIRN, encoded by the exons ATGTCTTTCTTGATTGAGAACATCCTTAAGGCTGAACGAAGCCAAAATGATAGGGGTGGTTATAAAAACGACCATTTGACTCAATCCGGGAGGAATATTGTATATCCAGTACCATTGTATTCCCATGATGGAGGTAGTTATGGTTGCTTTGATCAGTGGCAAACTTATCAATATTATTACGACTTGTATCGTAGAATGAAAG ACCAAAATTATCAGATCATCAGAAGAGAAACTCAACAACAACCACTATCATTTTACTCAAACTTACAcatttattcaaaaaagaaaGGGGGCCAAGTAAGATTCTCAATGGAACAAACTGATTTATTAGAGAGACAGTTTAGCTCTCACAAATATCTCAGTCCACAAGACAGAAAAGGTCTGGccaaaactttgaaattaaCAGATAGGCAG GTGAAGACTTGGTTCCAAAACAGAAGAGCGAAATGGAGAAGATCGCAGTCGACTGAAAATAATGACAATTTATCTCTGAAATCTGAAGTAGAAAACCAAGTTATTGGGAATACTTACTCATCCTATACAATGCTATTACCAAATATTAGAAATTAA
- the LOC123315385 gene encoding hematopoietically-expressed homeobox protein hhex isoform X2 encodes MSFLIENILKAERSQNDRGGYKNDHLTQSGRNIVYPVPLYSHDGGSYGCFDQWQTYQYYYDLYRRMKDQNYQIIRRETQQQPLSFYSNLHIYSKKKGGQVRFSMEQTDLLERQFSSHKYLSPQDRKGLAKTLKLTDR; translated from the exons ATGTCTTTCTTGATTGAGAACATCCTTAAGGCTGAACGAAGCCAAAATGATAGGGGTGGTTATAAAAACGACCATTTGACTCAATCCGGGAGGAATATTGTATATCCAGTACCATTGTATTCCCATGATGGAGGTAGTTATGGTTGCTTTGATCAGTGGCAAACTTATCAATATTATTACGACTTGTATCGTAGAATGAAAG ACCAAAATTATCAGATCATCAGAAGAGAAACTCAACAACAACCACTATCATTTTACTCAAACTTACAcatttattcaaaaaagaaaGGGGGCCAAGTAAGATTCTCAATGGAACAAACTGATTTATTAGAGAGACAGTTTAGCTCTCACAAATATCTCAGTCCACAAGACAGAAAAGGTCTGGccaaaactttgaaattaaCAGATAG GTGA
- the LOC123315219 gene encoding TM2 domain-containing protein CG11103: MIPAVFITSSFLFFCVSTAEINNTEFDPFGPLVKCSFLPEEFIECQDPVDHKGNITARDELGYGCVKFGGMKYEAVEKTKVLCTVLDRIECFGNRTFFREGIPCIKYSDQYFTSTLLYSILLGFLGMDRFCLGQTGTAVGKLLTLGGVGIWWIIDIVLLVTNNLVPEDGSNWNPYV, encoded by the coding sequence ATGATTCCTGCAGTGTTTATCACAAGTTCGTTCCTATTTTTTTGTGTTTCTACAGCTGAGATTAATAACACCGAATTTGACCCATTTGGACCATTGGTAAAGTGTAGTTTTTTACCTGAGGAATTCATTGAATGCCAGGATCCTGTTGATCATAAAGGGAATATAACTGCCAGGGATGAATTGGGATATGGTTGTGTTAAATTTGGTGGTATGAAATATGAAGCCGTGGAAAAAACAAAAGTGCTGTGTACCGTTTTAGATAGAATAGAATGTTTTGGGAACAGAACATTTTTCAGGGAAGGAATTCCTtgcataaaatattcagaccagtACTTCACAAGTACACTGCTCTATAGTATTCTGCTCGGTTTCCTTGGCATGGACCGATTTTGTTTAGGACAAACAGGAACAGCTGTTGGCAAGTTATTAACACTAGGTGGGGTTGGAATTTGGTGGATTATAGATATTGTTCTTTTGGTAACAAATAATTTAGTACCTGAAGATGGTAGCAATTGGAATCCATACGTTTGA
- the LOC123315202 gene encoding acyl-protein thioesterase 1 produces the protein MTAPVVVSASMKHTATLIFLHGLGDTGHGWSSTMAALKPAYCKLICPTAPSMPVTFNAGYTMPSWFDLRSLDDSGPEDEEGIKSATKKIHNMIEEEVKAGIPHNRIIIGGFSQGGALALYSALTLPSQLGGVICLSGWLPLNKSFPGALKCPDTLRVLQCHGDCDPLVSFKWGQMTASILNTLIKSPDFKSYRGLMHSSSDEELSDVKEFISNSLPPV, from the coding sequence atgacTGCACCAGTAGTAGTATCAGCTTCTATGAAGCATACCGCAACCTTGATATTTCTACATGGTTTAGGAGATACGGGGCATGGATGGTCTAGCACTATGGCTGCCTTAAAACCCGCTTACTGTAAGCTCATATGTCCAACAGCTCCAAGTATGCCAGTCACATTCAATGCTGGCTACACAATGCCAAGTTGGTTTGATTTAAGATCATTGGATGACTCCGGCCCTGAAGATGAGGAGGGTATCAAATCTGCaactaaaaaaattcataacatgATCGAAGAAGAGGTTAAAGCCGGCATTCCTCATAATAGGATAATAATCGGAGGTTTCTCGCAGGGTGGAGCTTTGGCTCTTTACTCTGCTTTAACCTTACCATCTCAGCTTGGTGGAGTTATATGCCTTTCTGGATGGTTACCACTGAACAAGTCATTTCCTGGTGCCTTGAAATGTCCAGACACCCTGAGAGTACTTCAATGTCATGGGGATTGTGATCCTCTGGTTTCTTTCAAATGGGGACAAATGACTGCTTCGATATTGAACACATTAATCAAATCACCTGATTTTAAATCTTATAGGGGTCTGATGCATTCATCTTCTGATGAAGAACTCAGTGATGTGAAAGAATTCATCAGCAATAGTCTTCCTCCAGTTTAA
- the LOC123315077 gene encoding THO complex subunit 7 homolog isoform X1, producing MSDEEVIRRRLLIDGDGTGDDRRLNVILKNLTKWAHSTGTEPNDNQIVLDRTLWQLGLCEFSVKRSKILRKTSTKQLRKYSQIQEKLEMEITKTKDSIEESKNNLKQAKIWKQNHVMYDLLANTIVGHPARKETNKMLNNLQTELKNLKEQSKSLEMKLDLRKKQFHVLVTSANQLRAMLEEVENEDSNMNMSLIDITNSPEPEPMSE from the exons ATGTCTGATG AAGAGGTTATAAGAAGACGTCTCTTGATCGATGGTGATGGAACTGGTGATGATAGGAGACTAAACGTCATTTTGAAAAATCTTACCAAATGGGCACATAGTACAGGTACTGAACCTAATGATAATCAAATTGTTCTTGATAGAACTTTGTGGCAGTTAGGACTATGTGAATTTTCTGTTAAACGTTCAAAAATATTGAGGAAAACATCGACCAAACAGTTGAGAAAATACAGTCAAATTCAAGAAAAGTTAGAAATGGAAATAACTAAAACTAAGGACTCAATAGAGGAaagcaaaaacaatttgaagcagGCAAAAATATGGAAGCAGAACCATGTAATGTATGATTTATTGGCTAATACAATTGTGGGGCATCCAGCTAGaaaagaaacaaataaaatgctCAATAACCTTCAAACAGaattgaaaaacttgaaagaaCAAAGCAAGTCCCTCGAGATGAAACTTGATTTGAGAAAGAAGCAGTTTCATGTTCTCGTCACTAGTGCCAATCAGTTAAGGGCAATGCTTGAAGAAGTGGAAAATGAAGATTCAAATATGAACATGTCTCTGATAGACATTACAAATAGCCCTGAACCAGAACCCATGTCAGAATAA
- the LOC123315077 gene encoding THO complex subunit 7 homolog isoform X2: protein MSDEVIRRRLLIDGDGTGDDRRLNVILKNLTKWAHSTGTEPNDNQIVLDRTLWQLGLCEFSVKRSKILRKTSTKQLRKYSQIQEKLEMEITKTKDSIEESKNNLKQAKIWKQNHVMYDLLANTIVGHPARKETNKMLNNLQTELKNLKEQSKSLEMKLDLRKKQFHVLVTSANQLRAMLEEVENEDSNMNMSLIDITNSPEPEPMSE, encoded by the exons ATGTCTGATG AGGTTATAAGAAGACGTCTCTTGATCGATGGTGATGGAACTGGTGATGATAGGAGACTAAACGTCATTTTGAAAAATCTTACCAAATGGGCACATAGTACAGGTACTGAACCTAATGATAATCAAATTGTTCTTGATAGAACTTTGTGGCAGTTAGGACTATGTGAATTTTCTGTTAAACGTTCAAAAATATTGAGGAAAACATCGACCAAACAGTTGAGAAAATACAGTCAAATTCAAGAAAAGTTAGAAATGGAAATAACTAAAACTAAGGACTCAATAGAGGAaagcaaaaacaatttgaagcagGCAAAAATATGGAAGCAGAACCATGTAATGTATGATTTATTGGCTAATACAATTGTGGGGCATCCAGCTAGaaaagaaacaaataaaatgctCAATAACCTTCAAACAGaattgaaaaacttgaaagaaCAAAGCAAGTCCCTCGAGATGAAACTTGATTTGAGAAAGAAGCAGTTTCATGTTCTCGTCACTAGTGCCAATCAGTTAAGGGCAATGCTTGAAGAAGTGGAAAATGAAGATTCAAATATGAACATGTCTCTGATAGACATTACAAATAGCCCTGAACCAGAACCCATGTCAGAATAA